One window of the Rufibacter radiotolerans genome contains the following:
- a CDS encoding M56 family metallopeptidase, with product MPALFLYLLQVNAGLVLFYLAYKLVLRQTTFHAWNRLFLVAGILLSAALPLVDVSPLLAQNEKVYQTFSAITFEWASPAMAPTSTASAFDFWLIPVGIFWLGVVVMAIRLMVQGISLYSIHRRSRPTSYQGVAFREMEADLPPFSFGRTIYFNPTNHPEQAWRGILQHEFTHVQQAHTLDILLAELTTAFLWFNPVVWLWRTALKQNLEFLTDQQTLQAGIDRKQYQFSLLQTTTTFPLTLASAFSYPSLKQRIMMMNQHPSAKVQRMRFLATLPLLVIFLLGFQGIAKSHSQWKGLLQETTRDGQKDYEAFLKRNPNVKGLRWSDGTIFVELKSNQTEIYPNTPTGVAQLEKKYGTLPTPPSPPPPPAEPPAAPAAALAPPPPPPPMNVPLTKEFIKRNPTVKGISAASDGLHVILKSGEVETFDNTAAGRAAFEKKFGTLPPPPPPVMKSKKDLPPPPPPVRKN from the coding sequence ATGCCGGCTCTCTTCCTTTACTTGCTACAGGTGAACGCGGGGCTGGTGCTCTTTTACCTGGCTTACAAACTGGTCTTGCGCCAAACCACTTTCCATGCCTGGAACCGGCTTTTCTTGGTGGCTGGCATTCTGCTCTCGGCGGCGCTGCCCTTGGTGGACGTGAGCCCGCTACTGGCGCAGAATGAGAAAGTGTACCAGACTTTCTCTGCCATAACTTTTGAATGGGCCTCCCCGGCCATGGCCCCCACGTCAACCGCTTCCGCCTTTGACTTTTGGCTAATCCCGGTGGGCATCTTTTGGCTAGGCGTAGTCGTCATGGCGATCCGTTTAATGGTGCAAGGGATTTCGTTGTATAGTATCCATCGGCGGTCACGCCCGACCAGTTACCAGGGCGTTGCTTTCAGAGAAATGGAAGCAGATCTGCCGCCTTTCTCCTTTGGGAGAACCATTTACTTTAACCCCACCAACCACCCGGAGCAGGCCTGGCGCGGCATTCTGCAGCATGAATTCACCCACGTGCAGCAGGCCCATACGCTGGACATTCTGCTAGCCGAGCTCACTACTGCCTTCCTGTGGTTCAACCCGGTGGTGTGGCTTTGGCGCACGGCCCTCAAACAGAACCTGGAGTTCCTCACCGACCAGCAGACCCTGCAGGCCGGCATTGACCGAAAGCAGTACCAGTTCTCGCTTTTACAAACCACTACTACGTTTCCGCTTACCCTCGCTTCCGCTTTTAGTTATCCATCCCTTAAACAAAGAATCATGATGATGAACCAACACCCCTCGGCCAAGGTACAGCGCATGCGTTTCCTGGCCACCCTGCCTCTGCTGGTGATCTTTTTGCTGGGCTTCCAGGGCATTGCCAAGTCCCACTCCCAATGGAAAGGCTTGTTGCAGGAAACTACCCGTGACGGGCAGAAAGACTATGAGGCTTTTCTCAAACGCAACCCCAATGTAAAAGGCCTGCGTTGGAGTGACGGCACCATTTTCGTAGAACTGAAATCTAATCAAACCGAAATCTACCCCAACACTCCCACCGGCGTGGCCCAGTTAGAGAAGAAATACGGTACCTTGCCTACCCCTCCTTCGCCACCGCCGCCCCCAGCCGAGCCACCTGCTGCTCCGGCCGCCGCATTAGCTCCGCCTCCCCCACCACCGCCCATGAACGTGCCCTTGACCAAGGAATTCATAAAGCGCAACCCCACGGTGAAAGGCATCAGCGCCGCCAGTGACGGCCTGCATGTGATCCTCAAATCTGGCGAGGTGGAAACCTTTGACAACACCGCTGCCGGCAGGGCCGCCTTTGAGAAGAAGTTTGGCACCCTGCCTCCGCCCCCGCCACCGGTCATGAAATCTAAAAAAGACCTGCCACCCCCGCCACCTCCGGTAAGAAAGAACTAA
- the surE gene encoding 5'/3'-nucleotidase SurE has product MKKKPLILISNDDGITAPGIHTLVKVMRKIGEVVIVAPDGPQSGMGHAITIGNTLRLDRSLAFTEVEAYECSGTPADCVKLAKHHVLKDRRPDLVVSGINHGSNSSISVLYSGTMSAAIEAAIEGLPAIGFSLCDYGHEIDFSHTEEYVELIVRQALEFGIPHGVALNVNFPKKSAEPIAGVKVCRQARAKWEEKFDERLDPRGRSYFWLTGNFVNFDKGDDTDEAALADNYVSVVPCQFDMTASHAIALLNNEWNLNPEAIPVIGSKTAESGAAEG; this is encoded by the coding sequence ATGAAGAAGAAGCCACTTATTTTGATTTCAAACGACGATGGTATCACCGCCCCCGGCATTCACACGCTGGTAAAGGTAATGCGGAAAATAGGCGAGGTGGTAATAGTGGCGCCCGACGGGCCCCAATCTGGCATGGGACACGCCATCACCATTGGCAATACCCTTCGGTTAGATAGATCCCTTGCCTTTACCGAGGTGGAGGCCTATGAGTGCTCCGGTACCCCCGCCGACTGCGTAAAGCTGGCCAAGCACCATGTGCTCAAAGACCGCCGCCCAGATTTAGTGGTGAGCGGCATTAACCACGGGTCCAACTCCAGCATCAGTGTGCTGTATTCCGGCACCATGTCGGCGGCCATTGAGGCGGCCATTGAAGGGTTGCCTGCCATTGGGTTCTCGCTCTGTGACTACGGCCATGAAATAGATTTCTCCCACACCGAGGAGTACGTGGAACTGATTGTGCGCCAAGCCCTGGAGTTTGGCATTCCGCACGGCGTGGCCCTGAACGTGAACTTTCCCAAGAAATCTGCGGAACCTATTGCCGGCGTAAAGGTCTGCCGCCAGGCCCGCGCCAAGTGGGAAGAGAAATTTGACGAACGCCTGGACCCCCGCGGCCGCAGCTATTTCTGGCTCACGGGCAATTTTGTGAACTTTGACAAAGGCGATGACACCGATGAGGCCGCCCTCGCCGATAACTACGTGTCTGTGGTGCCCTGCCAGTTTGATATGACTGCCAGCCACGCCATCGCCCTCCTGAACAATGAGTGGAACCTCAACCCAGAGGCTATTCCTGTGATAGGCTCCAAAACCGCAGAAAGCGGCGCCGCCGAAGGGTAA
- a CDS encoding BlaI/MecI/CopY family transcriptional regulator — MEKLTQQEEEAMQVIWEAGGGFIKDFLQMLPEPKPPYTTLASTVKNLEKKGFLASEKLGNTFRYTPLIKAPEYKKKFMKGFVGDYFQNSYKELVAFFVKEKQLSPAELKEIIQMIENQKPE, encoded by the coding sequence ATGGAAAAGCTAACCCAACAGGAGGAAGAGGCCATGCAGGTGATCTGGGAGGCCGGCGGCGGCTTTATCAAAGATTTCCTGCAGATGCTGCCTGAGCCCAAACCGCCTTATACCACGCTGGCCTCCACGGTCAAGAACCTGGAGAAGAAAGGTTTTCTGGCTTCTGAGAAACTGGGCAACACGTTTCGCTACACCCCGCTCATCAAGGCGCCTGAGTACAAGAAGAAATTCATGAAAGGGTTTGTAGGCGACTATTTCCAGAACTCCTATAAAGAGCTGGTGGCCTTCTTCGTGAAGGAGAAGCAGCTTTCGCCGGCTGAGCTCAAGGAGATTATCCAGATGATTGAAAACCAAAAACCCGAATAA
- a CDS encoding DoxX family protein has product MTFFPSLYRYQDEGLLIIRVGIGIMFLLHGWPKMMGGPEVWANVGSAVETVGITGGFTFFGFMAAFAETVGGLFIALGLFFRFSNFLLFATMVVATMKHVMANDGFNAYSHALEAAYLFIGLFFIGPGRYSLDYLWFDRAPVEEGDWE; this is encoded by the coding sequence ATGACTTTCTTCCCTTCCCTGTACCGCTACCAAGACGAAGGCTTATTGATCATCCGGGTAGGTATTGGCATCATGTTCCTGTTGCACGGCTGGCCTAAAATGATGGGTGGCCCCGAGGTTTGGGCCAACGTGGGCAGCGCCGTGGAGACCGTAGGCATTACCGGCGGTTTTACGTTCTTCGGGTTTATGGCGGCGTTCGCCGAAACCGTGGGAGGCCTATTCATTGCCTTGGGCCTGTTCTTCCGGTTCTCCAACTTCCTGCTGTTTGCCACCATGGTAGTCGCTACGATGAAGCACGTGATGGCCAACGACGGCTTTAACGCGTATTCTCATGCCTTGGAAGCGGCTTATCTGTTCATAGGTCTCTTTTTTATTGGGCCAGGGCGCTATAGCCTGGATTACCTTTGGTTTGATAGAGCGCCAGTGGAGGAAGGGGATTGGGAGTAA
- a CDS encoding M14 family metallopeptidase: MLLSLLLTLNTFFTAAPTPDWKTPYEKSNRTKTATYQECIDYYQRLDQAYPEIKMTEMGMTDVGKPLHTVIISTDEDFDPASIHRKGKTVLLVQNGIHPGEPEGIDATMMLARDLMQQKKLKSQLDNVVLVIIPIYNVGGALNRNSHTRTNQNGPESYGFRGNARNLDLNRDFIKEDSKNARTFATIFRTWDPEIFVDNHTSNGADYQYTMTLIPTQHNKLGGALGTLLKQQMVPALYKGMEKRKWPLVPYVNSRGESPETGIFGFMESPRYATGYTALFQTLGFVPETHMLKSFDKRVASTYDLMLEFLDYAAKHGKEVQAARQKDRAALQTQQQFVLNWAPDTTQVETIQFKGYEAKYKPSEVSGLERLYYDRKAPFTRPVKFFDTYRPTVTVTKPVAYIIPQAWAEVIERLKQNQVELKRLSKDTVLTPEVYYISDYKTGPRPYEGHYLHTEVQVQKSQQPIQYFKGDYVAYLNQVSNRFLVETLEPQGPDSYFAWNFFDSVLGQKEHFSAYVFEDLAAQYLQKDPKLKAALEAAKAKDANLAKSAREQLNFIYRNTPHFENTFMRYPVTRWLGGALPVQ, from the coding sequence ATGCTGCTTTCCCTGCTCCTTACCCTCAATACTTTTTTCACCGCGGCCCCAACACCCGACTGGAAAACGCCTTATGAAAAAAGCAATCGCACCAAGACCGCTACCTATCAGGAATGCATAGACTATTATCAGCGGCTGGACCAGGCGTACCCAGAAATTAAGATGACGGAGATGGGCATGACCGATGTGGGCAAACCGCTGCACACGGTGATCATCTCCACGGATGAGGATTTTGACCCGGCTTCCATCCACCGGAAAGGCAAGACGGTCTTGCTGGTACAGAACGGCATTCACCCGGGAGAGCCCGAGGGGATTGACGCCACCATGATGCTGGCCCGCGACCTCATGCAGCAGAAAAAGCTGAAGAGCCAGCTAGACAACGTGGTGCTGGTGATCATTCCTATTTACAACGTGGGTGGCGCCCTGAACCGTAACAGCCATACGCGCACCAACCAGAACGGGCCTGAGAGCTACGGCTTTAGAGGCAACGCCCGCAACCTGGACCTGAACCGCGATTTCATCAAAGAAGACTCAAAGAACGCCCGCACCTTCGCCACTATTTTCCGGACCTGGGACCCCGAGATCTTCGTGGACAACCACACCAGCAACGGTGCTGATTACCAGTACACCATGACGCTCATCCCCACGCAGCACAACAAGCTGGGCGGGGCGTTGGGTACCCTATTAAAGCAGCAGATGGTGCCCGCGCTTTACAAAGGCATGGAGAAACGCAAGTGGCCACTGGTGCCCTACGTGAACTCCCGCGGCGAATCGCCGGAGACGGGTATTTTTGGTTTTATGGAGTCGCCGCGGTATGCCACCGGCTACACGGCTCTTTTCCAAACCCTGGGCTTCGTGCCCGAGACGCACATGCTTAAATCTTTTGACAAGCGCGTGGCCTCTACCTATGACCTCATGCTGGAGTTCCTAGACTATGCTGCCAAACACGGCAAAGAGGTGCAGGCCGCCCGCCAGAAAGACCGCGCCGCCCTGCAGACACAGCAGCAATTTGTCCTGAACTGGGCCCCGGACACTACGCAGGTGGAGACCATCCAATTCAAAGGCTATGAAGCCAAATACAAGCCCAGCGAGGTAAGCGGACTGGAGCGGCTGTACTATGACCGCAAGGCCCCGTTCACGCGCCCAGTGAAGTTCTTTGACACCTACCGCCCTACCGTGACGGTTACGAAACCAGTCGCCTATATCATCCCCCAGGCCTGGGCCGAGGTGATTGAGCGACTGAAGCAGAATCAGGTAGAATTGAAACGCCTGAGCAAAGACACCGTGCTTACCCCCGAGGTCTATTACATCTCTGACTACAAAACCGGTCCCCGCCCCTATGAGGGCCACTATCTCCACACCGAGGTGCAGGTGCAGAAATCGCAGCAACCCATCCAGTACTTCAAAGGCGACTACGTGGCGTACCTGAACCAGGTAAGCAACCGGTTTCTGGTGGAGACCCTGGAACCGCAGGGCCCAGACTCCTACTTCGCCTGGAACTTCTTTGACTCGGTGCTGGGGCAGAAAGAACATTTCTCGGCGTATGTGTTTGAAGACCTGGCTGCCCAATACCTCCAGAAAGACCCCAAACTGAAGGCCGCCCTGGAAGCAGCCAAAGCTAAAGACGCCAACCTGGCCAAAAGCGCCCGCGAGCAACTCAACTTCATTTACCGCAACACGCCTCACTTTGAGAACACATTCATGCGCTACCCCGTCACCCGGTGGTTGGGTGGGGCGCTGCCGGTTCAGTAA